A single window of Nocardioides baekrokdamisoli DNA harbors:
- a CDS encoding IS3 family transposase has protein sequence MLTRKHKVSERRACRLVGQNRSSNRYVAVPSDFEVKLVARMTKLAARHPKWGYRMIHLILVEEGWEVNRKRIERLWRQEGLQVPPSRAKDAGQKALGADENSLWKLPPLRRNHIWSYDFVTRRTDDGRAVRVLNVIDEFTRVALGSWVARSIGAMHVQEHLEALFEVHGKPSLIRADNGREFVADSLREWLTEQGVRAVFVAKASPQQNGYIERFNGSMSREVFGHEIYHSVLEVRHVVNEWTEVYNTRRPHRGLGGKTPAAYAKMHPDTEDPEEDGGCP, from the coding sequence ATGCTGACCAGGAAGCACAAGGTCAGCGAACGTCGCGCGTGCCGGCTGGTCGGGCAGAACCGATCCTCGAACCGCTACGTCGCGGTGCCTTCGGATTTCGAAGTCAAGCTCGTAGCGCGGATGACGAAGTTAGCTGCGCGGCATCCGAAGTGGGGTTACCGGATGATCCATCTGATTCTGGTTGAGGAGGGCTGGGAGGTGAACCGCAAACGGATCGAGCGGTTGTGGCGCCAAGAAGGCCTGCAAGTGCCCCCGTCGAGGGCTAAAGACGCAGGTCAGAAGGCGTTGGGGGCCGATGAGAACAGTTTGTGGAAGCTGCCACCGCTGCGTCGTAATCACATCTGGTCCTATGACTTCGTGACCCGCAGGACCGATGACGGGCGGGCGGTGCGGGTGCTGAACGTCATCGATGAGTTCACTCGGGTCGCGTTGGGGTCGTGGGTGGCGCGGTCGATCGGGGCGATGCACGTCCAGGAACACCTTGAAGCGCTGTTCGAGGTCCACGGGAAGCCGTCGCTGATCCGGGCCGACAACGGTCGGGAGTTCGTGGCTGATTCGCTGCGTGAATGGCTCACCGAGCAGGGCGTCCGGGCAGTGTTCGTGGCGAAGGCGTCGCCGCAGCAGAACGGGTACATCGAACGGTTCAACGGCTCGATGTCACGCGAGGTGTTCGGGCACGAGATCTACCACTCGGTGCTCGAGGTTCGACACGTGGTGAACGAGTGGACCGAGGTGTACAACACCCGCCGGCCTCATCGAGGACTTGGTGGCAAGACCCCGGCGGCGTACGCGAAGATGCATCCAGACACAGAAGATCCGGAAGAGGATGGTGGTTGCCCGTGA
- a CDS encoding circularly permuted type 2 ATP-grasp protein, whose amino-acid sequence MSGVELVGAAAPGDVDRYRAVQAPLAAYDELLAGAPGAASGLAAAIDAMGRGGLVSARQEVRRLVDDDGIQYGFPATDDDPQTRRPWHLDPLPLVIAAQEWAGLERAIQQRAHLLGLILDDFYSDRLLLRRGVIPAEVVLGHPGFIRQADGIRGTRLTIGAHDLGRDAAGSWRVLADRTSAPSGAGYAMANRRIVSQVMAQLHRETDLVRLRGFFHTMRAAIMDAAPGRAESPRAVLLSPGAYSETAYDQSFLASLLGFPLVESDDLALRDGQVWMRSGGRLARVDAIIRRVDSDFCDPLELRADSQLGLPGLIEATRRGTVSVLNPFGAGVLENAGLAPYLARACHELLGEDLLLENAPTWWCGDADARTYVLAHLEQLIVRRLDAVDGQPPQDGWALSSTNLASLRAAIAAEPWAWVAQEPLPLSTAPVVEGDHLTPGRVVLRTFWAADETGPTVMKGGLGRIGPAPSSQRISSSAGAVAKDVWVLSGGEETRWVDRTDQLPILVGLREPSAVSPRVADNLFWIGRYVARAEGTTRLLRVVDDLTEDYASHVGTPGASTMQAMIEAAADLTRIRFDGETDPHGHVRAMLADTAFSGSVAYSVRRLVDASQNVRDSLSYDVWHVLSRLVRALARTPKSSQQLRPTLLRVIESLLAVSGIVAESMVRDESWGYLDGGIRLERGLMTAELLRSTLGVARPPVVEGQVTEAVLEVGESIITHRRRTVAGVGPAWPVHSAVALLLADTGNPRSVAFQVERLHEDFVLVGDTAMAARTRTLAEEIAAFDIVAACADGRAGLASGLQEFADALRGIDQELEQRTFARRQMQRVLPAPWTGGRKLS is encoded by the coding sequence GTGAGCGGGGTCGAACTGGTCGGTGCTGCGGCGCCGGGAGACGTCGACCGCTACCGCGCTGTCCAGGCGCCGCTCGCTGCGTACGACGAGCTTCTTGCCGGTGCCCCGGGTGCCGCCAGTGGTCTCGCGGCCGCCATTGACGCGATGGGTCGCGGCGGCTTGGTGTCGGCCCGTCAGGAAGTACGCCGGCTGGTCGATGACGACGGCATCCAGTACGGGTTCCCTGCAACCGATGACGACCCACAAACACGGCGGCCATGGCACCTCGACCCGCTGCCGCTGGTCATCGCAGCGCAGGAGTGGGCTGGACTCGAACGCGCGATCCAGCAGCGCGCGCACCTCCTCGGCCTGATCCTCGACGACTTCTACAGCGACCGACTGCTCCTGCGTCGCGGCGTGATCCCGGCCGAGGTCGTGCTCGGGCATCCCGGGTTCATCCGCCAGGCCGACGGCATTCGTGGGACGCGACTGACGATCGGCGCCCACGACCTGGGACGGGATGCAGCCGGTTCGTGGCGGGTACTCGCCGACCGTACGTCTGCTCCCTCCGGCGCCGGGTACGCGATGGCGAACCGCCGGATCGTCTCGCAGGTGATGGCTCAACTGCACCGCGAGACCGATCTCGTCCGTCTCCGCGGCTTCTTCCACACCATGCGCGCGGCCATCATGGATGCCGCTCCAGGTCGGGCCGAGAGTCCGCGGGCTGTGTTGCTGTCGCCGGGCGCCTACAGCGAGACCGCGTACGACCAGAGCTTCCTGGCGAGCCTGCTCGGGTTCCCCCTGGTCGAGTCCGACGACCTGGCGCTGCGCGATGGCCAGGTGTGGATGCGTTCGGGCGGCCGACTGGCTCGCGTGGACGCGATCATCCGGCGAGTCGACTCGGACTTCTGTGATCCGCTCGAACTGCGTGCGGATTCCCAACTCGGACTTCCCGGACTGATCGAGGCCACCCGACGTGGCACGGTCTCGGTGCTCAACCCATTCGGTGCCGGCGTCCTGGAGAACGCTGGCCTCGCGCCCTACCTTGCCCGCGCCTGTCATGAACTCCTCGGTGAGGACCTGCTGCTGGAGAACGCCCCGACCTGGTGGTGCGGCGACGCCGACGCGCGGACGTACGTGCTCGCGCACCTCGAGCAACTGATCGTCCGGCGGCTCGACGCGGTCGACGGGCAGCCCCCGCAGGACGGCTGGGCGCTGAGCAGTACGAACCTCGCCTCGCTTCGCGCGGCGATCGCTGCGGAGCCGTGGGCCTGGGTCGCCCAGGAACCACTCCCGTTGTCGACCGCCCCGGTGGTCGAGGGCGACCACCTCACGCCCGGCCGGGTCGTCCTGCGTACGTTCTGGGCCGCCGACGAGACGGGCCCGACCGTCATGAAGGGTGGTCTGGGCCGGATCGGACCGGCCCCGTCGTCGCAGCGGATCTCCTCGAGTGCGGGAGCGGTCGCCAAGGACGTCTGGGTGCTGTCCGGCGGGGAGGAGACCCGGTGGGTCGACCGCACCGATCAGCTGCCGATCCTCGTCGGTCTGCGGGAACCGTCCGCGGTGTCCCCGCGAGTGGCGGACAACCTGTTCTGGATCGGTCGATACGTCGCCCGGGCAGAAGGCACGACCCGACTGCTGCGCGTCGTGGACGACCTCACCGAGGACTACGCATCCCACGTCGGTACGCCGGGTGCCTCGACGATGCAGGCGATGATCGAGGCCGCGGCTGACCTGACCCGGATCCGTTTCGACGGCGAGACCGACCCGCATGGCCATGTCCGGGCGATGCTGGCGGACACGGCGTTCTCCGGCTCGGTGGCGTACTCCGTTCGCCGTCTCGTCGATGCCTCGCAGAACGTCCGCGACTCGCTGTCGTACGACGTCTGGCACGTGTTGAGTCGGTTGGTGCGCGCACTGGCCCGGACGCCGAAGAGTTCCCAACAACTGCGGCCGACGCTCCTGCGGGTCATCGAGTCGTTGCTGGCGGTGAGCGGCATCGTCGCCGAGTCGATGGTGCGCGACGAGTCATGGGGTTACCTCGACGGCGGGATCCGGCTGGAGCGAGGCCTGATGACCGCCGAACTGTTGCGTTCCACGCTCGGGGTGGCCCGTCCCCCGGTCGTGGAGGGCCAGGTGACCGAGGCCGTCCTGGAGGTCGGCGAGAGCATCATCACCCACCGCCGGCGGACGGTCGCCGGTGTCGGGCCGGCCTGGCCGGTGCACTCGGCAGTGGCGTTGCTGCTGGCCGATACCGGCAACCCTCGATCGGTGGCCTTCCAGGTCGAGCGGCTCCACGAGGACTTCGTGTTGGTGGGCGACACCGCGATGGCGGCGCGTACGCGCACGCTGGCGGAGGAGATCGCAGCCTTTGACATCGTCGCTGCGTGCGCTGACGGCCGCGCCGGGTTGGCATCCGGGCTGCAGGAGTTCGCCGATGCTCTGCGCGGGATCGACCAGGAGCTGGAGCAGCGTACGTTCGCCCGTCGGCAGATGCAGCGGGTGCTGCCCGCGCCGTGGACCGGTGGGAGGAAGTTGTCATGA
- a CDS encoding transglutaminase family protein has protein sequence MTIRVAVQHRTTYTFAEPVKVYPHEVRLRPAPHCRTPITSYSLTVGPSDHFVNWQQDPFGNFLARLVFPTPVRELDITVDLVADLTVINPFDFFVEEYAETYPFAYADPLRADLDPYLRPVIEAGSVGPGPAVTEWLRSNGLAEVGPTRIVDFLVEVNRLVRDAVDYSVRMEAGVQSPDETLQRAIGSCRDSAWLLVSVLRQLGLAARFVSGYLVQLVTDDVLSGEGFLDGPSGPPADFTDLHAWAEVYVPGAGWIGLDATSGLFAGEGHIPLSATPDPATSAPISGATGPVGVQFSFSNSVTRIHEDARVTLPYTDDQWAGVDRLGVHVDDLLQAGDVRLSMGGEPTFVSVDDSSTPEWNTAADGPVKRTLARELTERLKERWAPTGIVQHPQGKWYPGEPLPRWQASLVWRTDGVALWQDQSLLDHPWSPGTDVRPEVPARFARTLAALLGVPDEHVLPAFEDAYSARWSQARLPFGDPEGAEAPTVADVDAGIDDETAWVIPVFERIEERGWATTQWRLRRERLFLTPGTSPAGLRLPLDSIGWVAPPETPDASPFADRPPLGRVKNAWQPAKVVPVEQAPRFAVVVEEREGHLFVFLPPIYDVEHAVELIAMVEEAATQVGTPVVLEGYPIPGDARTRTLSVTPDPGVIEVNVQPTSTWSQLRDLTTSLYADARATRLTTEKFDVDGTHTGTGGGNHFTLGGLTPADSPLLRRPDLLRSLLTYWQHHPALSYVFSGRFIGPTSQAPRVDEGRAETLYELEIAFAELDRVAGGEEETSPWVIDRALRHLLTDLTGNTHRAEFCIDKLYSPDSDRGRLGLLELRGFEMPPHARMALVQALLIRALVARFWDEPYAGSLVRWGTRLHDRFLLPHFARQDLLDVVEDVNRWLVRHDPDAPTFDAAWFEPFLEFRFPRIGEVDVAGVHIEARWAIEPWAVLGEEVGSGGTARYVDSSVERLQLLVRGLAEGRQVLAVNGVPVPLTPTGVPGEFVAGVRYRAWAPYSALHPTIGVHSPLVVDVVELGASRSIGGFTYHVVHPGGRAYEDRPVNAMSAEARRAGRFQVGGHTSGLIDLDSSTPPAGRADPLAGAEYPTTLDLRRFRPSDS, from the coding sequence GTGACCATCAGGGTGGCAGTCCAGCACCGCACCACATACACGTTCGCCGAGCCGGTGAAGGTGTACCCGCACGAGGTACGCCTGCGGCCCGCGCCGCACTGTCGGACGCCGATCACCTCGTACTCGCTCACCGTGGGTCCCAGCGACCACTTCGTGAACTGGCAGCAGGATCCGTTCGGCAACTTCCTGGCTCGGTTGGTGTTCCCCACGCCCGTCCGGGAACTCGACATCACGGTCGACCTCGTGGCAGACCTGACGGTGATCAACCCGTTCGACTTCTTCGTCGAGGAGTACGCCGAGACGTACCCGTTCGCGTACGCCGACCCGCTCCGGGCCGACCTGGACCCGTACCTGCGACCGGTCATCGAGGCCGGCTCGGTCGGTCCGGGACCGGCCGTGACCGAGTGGCTGCGCTCGAACGGTCTCGCCGAGGTCGGACCGACCCGGATCGTCGACTTCCTGGTGGAGGTCAATCGGCTCGTGCGTGATGCGGTCGACTACTCGGTCCGGATGGAGGCGGGCGTCCAGTCGCCCGATGAGACGCTGCAACGCGCGATCGGGTCGTGCCGGGACTCGGCGTGGCTGCTGGTCAGTGTGCTCCGGCAGCTGGGTCTGGCTGCGCGTTTCGTGTCCGGCTATCTGGTCCAACTGGTCACCGATGACGTGCTCTCCGGCGAGGGTTTCCTGGACGGTCCGTCGGGCCCGCCGGCTGACTTCACCGACCTGCACGCGTGGGCCGAGGTATACGTACCCGGTGCCGGGTGGATCGGCCTCGACGCGACCTCCGGCCTCTTCGCCGGCGAGGGCCACATCCCGCTGTCGGCCACCCCGGACCCGGCCACGAGTGCCCCGATCAGCGGGGCCACCGGCCCCGTCGGCGTGCAGTTCTCGTTCTCGAACTCGGTGACTCGGATCCACGAGGATGCCCGCGTCACGTTGCCGTACACCGACGACCAGTGGGCCGGGGTCGATCGCCTCGGCGTCCACGTCGACGACCTGCTGCAGGCGGGGGACGTCCGGTTGTCGATGGGAGGCGAACCGACCTTTGTCTCCGTCGACGACTCGAGTACGCCGGAGTGGAACACTGCCGCCGACGGCCCGGTCAAACGGACGCTCGCGCGGGAGTTGACCGAGCGGTTGAAGGAACGCTGGGCACCGACCGGGATCGTCCAGCACCCGCAGGGGAAGTGGTACCCGGGCGAGCCGCTGCCGCGCTGGCAGGCAAGTCTGGTGTGGCGTACAGACGGCGTCGCGCTGTGGCAGGACCAGTCCTTGCTGGACCACCCGTGGTCTCCGGGGACCGACGTTCGTCCGGAGGTTCCGGCCCGCTTCGCGCGTACGCTCGCCGCGTTGCTCGGAGTCCCAGACGAGCACGTCCTGCCGGCCTTCGAGGACGCGTACTCCGCCCGGTGGTCGCAGGCGCGGCTGCCCTTCGGCGACCCCGAGGGCGCCGAGGCCCCGACGGTCGCGGATGTCGACGCGGGCATCGACGACGAAACCGCCTGGGTGATCCCGGTCTTCGAGCGCATCGAGGAGCGTGGCTGGGCCACGACCCAGTGGCGGCTGCGACGGGAGCGACTCTTCCTGACTCCGGGCACGTCTCCGGCAGGGTTGCGGCTGCCACTCGACTCGATCGGGTGGGTCGCCCCGCCCGAGACCCCGGACGCCTCGCCGTTCGCTGACCGGCCACCGCTGGGCCGCGTGAAGAACGCGTGGCAGCCGGCGAAGGTCGTACCGGTGGAGCAGGCGCCCCGGTTCGCGGTTGTCGTGGAGGAGCGGGAGGGTCACCTGTTTGTGTTCCTGCCGCCGATCTACGACGTGGAGCACGCAGTCGAACTCATCGCGATGGTCGAGGAGGCCGCCACGCAGGTGGGCACGCCGGTCGTCCTGGAGGGCTACCCGATCCCCGGTGACGCACGGACTCGGACCCTGTCGGTGACCCCCGATCCGGGCGTGATCGAGGTCAATGTCCAGCCGACGTCGACGTGGTCACAACTGCGGGACCTGACCACGTCGTTGTACGCCGATGCCCGGGCGACCCGCCTGACCACCGAGAAGTTCGACGTCGACGGGACCCACACGGGGACCGGTGGCGGCAACCACTTCACCCTCGGTGGCCTGACCCCGGCGGACTCACCACTGTTGCGTCGCCCCGACCTCCTCCGGTCGCTGCTCACCTACTGGCAGCACCACCCCGCGCTGTCGTACGTGTTCTCGGGCCGGTTCATCGGGCCGACCTCCCAGGCGCCGCGGGTGGACGAGGGTCGTGCGGAGACGTTGTACGAACTCGAGATCGCCTTCGCCGAGCTCGACCGCGTGGCCGGCGGCGAGGAGGAGACGTCGCCATGGGTGATCGATCGGGCGCTGCGGCACCTGCTCACCGACCTCACCGGCAACACCCACCGGGCCGAGTTCTGCATCGACAAGCTCTACAGCCCCGACAGCGATCGCGGCCGACTCGGCCTGCTTGAGCTTCGCGGCTTCGAGATGCCGCCGCACGCTCGGATGGCACTGGTGCAGGCGCTGCTCATCCGCGCGCTGGTCGCACGCTTCTGGGACGAGCCGTACGCAGGCTCGCTGGTGCGCTGGGGGACTCGGTTGCACGACCGGTTCCTGTTGCCGCACTTCGCTCGCCAGGACCTGCTCGACGTCGTCGAGGACGTCAACCGGTGGCTGGTCCGGCACGATCCCGACGCACCCACCTTCGATGCGGCCTGGTTCGAACCCTTCCTCGAGTTCCGCTTCCCGCGGATCGGCGAGGTCGATGTCGCCGGCGTGCACATCGAGGCTCGCTGGGCGATCGAGCCCTGGGCCGTACTCGGTGAGGAGGTCGGCAGCGGCGGCACCGCGAGGTACGTCGACTCGTCGGTCGAGCGACTCCAGCTCCTGGTGCGCGGCCTCGCCGAGGGCCGTCAGGTCCTGGCCGTCAATGGTGTCCCAGTCCCGCTGACCCCGACCGGGGTGCCGGGCGAGTTCGTCGCCGGCGTCCGCTACCGAGCCTGGGCGCCGTACTCCGCGCTCCACCCGACCATCGGCGTGCACTCGCCGCTGGTCGTCGACGTGGTCGAACTCGGCGCCTCGCGCAGCATCGGCGGGTTCACCTACCACGTCGTCCACCCGGGCGGGCGTGCGTACGAGGACCGGCCGGTGAACGCGATGAGTGCCGAAGCCCGCCGCGCGGGTCGGTTCCAGGTTGGTGGCCACACGTCGGGACTGATCGATCTCGACAGCTCGACGCCTCCGGCAGGGCGTGCGGACCCGTTGGCGGGCGCCGAGTACCCGACGACGTTGGACCTCCGGCGATTCAGACCCAGTGACAGTTAG
- a CDS encoding transglutaminase family protein codes for MHLKIVHTTGYEYGEPVTASYNEARLTAQTQPSQFVTQVRLDVTPKPWAYSYRDHWGSQVTSFEVQEAHSSLNVVATTVVHTNPPYPFVDALSWSDLARVSDEYAEYLMVLERARPPADLLKLLQPIRETAPTPTAAVREVCALIHREVEYVPGSTHVHAHAADAWDQRKGVCQDIAHLAIGCLRSLGIPTRYVSGYLHPNREPEVDKTVEGESHAWIEWWDGGWRGFDPTNETVPGERYVVVATGRNYDDVRPLAGVYTGGGAESHMYVTVEITRLP; via the coding sequence ATGCATCTGAAGATCGTGCACACCACCGGGTACGAGTACGGCGAGCCGGTCACGGCGTCGTACAACGAGGCCCGGCTGACGGCGCAGACCCAACCGAGTCAGTTCGTCACCCAGGTCCGACTCGACGTCACCCCGAAGCCGTGGGCCTACAGCTACCGGGACCACTGGGGCTCCCAGGTCACCTCGTTCGAGGTCCAGGAAGCGCACTCCTCGCTCAACGTCGTGGCGACCACAGTGGTCCACACCAACCCGCCGTATCCCTTCGTCGATGCGCTGAGTTGGTCCGATCTGGCGCGAGTCTCCGACGAGTACGCCGAGTACCTGATGGTCCTCGAACGGGCTCGGCCGCCAGCCGATCTGCTCAAGCTGCTGCAGCCGATCCGGGAGACTGCGCCGACGCCGACGGCGGCCGTACGCGAGGTCTGCGCGCTGATCCATCGCGAGGTCGAGTACGTCCCCGGATCGACGCATGTGCACGCGCATGCGGCGGACGCCTGGGACCAGCGCAAGGGCGTCTGTCAGGACATCGCGCACCTGGCGATCGGTTGCCTGCGGTCGCTGGGCATCCCCACCCGGTACGTCTCGGGCTACCTGCACCCCAACCGCGAGCCCGAGGTCGACAAGACGGTCGAGGGCGAGTCGCATGCCTGGATCGAGTGGTGGGACGGTGGCTGGCGTGGCTTCGACCCGACCAACGAGACCGTGCCCGGCGAGCGCTACGTGGTGGTGGCGACCGGTCGCAACTACGACGACGTACGCCCGCTGGCCGGTGTGTATACCGGTGGTGGTGCAGAGTCGCACATGTACGTCACCGTCGAGATCACCCGACTTCCGTAG
- a CDS encoding transposase, with amino-acid sequence MAAAKRLSPEQIVAKLRDAEKLQGQGATIPQVCKRLGVSEQTFYRWRQKYGALKEDEAIRLKTLEQENARLKRIVAEQALDISMLKDLAKGNF; translated from the coding sequence ATGGCTGCCGCTAAGAGGTTGTCGCCTGAGCAGATCGTGGCGAAGTTGCGGGATGCGGAGAAGCTTCAGGGGCAGGGCGCGACGATCCCGCAGGTGTGCAAACGGCTCGGGGTGTCTGAGCAGACGTTCTATCGCTGGCGTCAGAAGTACGGGGCGTTGAAGGAAGACGAGGCGATCCGGCTCAAAACCCTGGAGCAGGAGAACGCTCGGTTGAAACGGATCGTGGCTGAGCAGGCGCTCGACATCTCGATGTTGAAGGACCTTGCGAAGGGAAACTTCTGA
- a CDS encoding alpha-E domain-containing protein: protein MLSRIAESLFWIGRYVERAEGTARILDVQTQLILEDPTVDEALTCAGVLAVMGIPAEPGELVDVREMLRRLVYDASCDTSIAACLIAARESARRARETLSTSLWEVINTTYREIPLGTFAANPRLFSWVRDRAALINGTADSTMMRDEPWRFLVLGRSIERADMTARLVASAAVASGDAWTTTLRACGGHEAFLRTHAGVVTDQGAAEFLLRGSLFPRSVVAALNRAEQELAYLEALGGHVGVRGEAERLLGKIRADLEYRTPEDLLNNLPLEMELLQRSCVAGTNAITGRYFAGAEARHWRGGGMAEGDQ from the coding sequence ATGTTGAGTCGCATCGCCGAGTCCCTCTTCTGGATCGGCCGCTATGTCGAACGTGCCGAGGGCACGGCCCGGATCCTCGACGTCCAGACGCAGCTGATCCTGGAGGACCCCACCGTCGACGAGGCCCTGACCTGCGCCGGCGTACTGGCGGTCATGGGGATCCCGGCCGAGCCGGGCGAGCTCGTGGACGTACGCGAGATGCTGCGCCGGCTGGTCTACGACGCGTCCTGCGACACGTCGATCGCGGCCTGCCTGATCGCGGCCCGAGAGAGTGCCCGACGAGCCCGCGAGACGCTGTCGACGTCGCTGTGGGAGGTCATCAACACGACCTATCGCGAGATCCCGCTCGGGACGTTCGCAGCCAACCCGCGGCTGTTCTCCTGGGTGCGTGACCGCGCCGCCCTGATCAACGGCACCGCCGACTCGACGATGATGCGTGACGAACCGTGGCGGTTCCTCGTACTCGGTCGTTCGATCGAACGCGCCGACATGACCGCCCGTCTGGTGGCCTCGGCCGCGGTGGCCAGCGGGGATGCGTGGACGACCACGTTGCGCGCCTGCGGTGGCCATGAGGCCTTCCTGCGTACGCACGCCGGCGTGGTCACCGACCAGGGTGCGGCCGAGTTCCTGCTGCGCGGAAGCCTCTTCCCGCGGTCGGTGGTGGCGGCGCTCAACCGGGCCGAGCAGGAGCTCGCGTACCTGGAAGCGCTCGGCGGTCACGTCGGCGTACGCGGTGAAGCCGAGCGGCTGCTCGGCAAGATCCGCGCCGACCTCGAGTACCGGACACCCGAGGACCTGCTCAACAACCTGCCGCTGGAGATGGAGTTGCTGCAACGCTCCTGCGTCGCGGGGACGAATGCGATCACTGGCCGCTACTTCGCCGGCGCCGAGGCGCGTCACTGGCGTGGCGGCGGCATGGCCGAAGGAGATCAGTGA
- a CDS encoding transglutaminase family protein yields the protein MSQTADDFLPRRYQVRHRTTYTYEGAVDTCYERGFLAPRDTPSQLVLSNRIDIDPEPDLITEHLDHFGNRSFYVEVHSSHSQLQVTKTSVLDVAWSQPNLDRLNQWTVATAAAQIVAHADPVERAEYEMSSPLVRLSPVVSEFAASLINPAMPLGEAIRALTHGIFSGFAYEPGATTINTTLPDLLQLRAGVCQDFTHLAVGALRSVGLPARYVSGYLETSPPPGKAKLEGSDASHAWASVMLPDGSWLDFDPTNDHFCDSRYVVTAWGRDFRDVSPLKGVIFADAASSSMSVAVDVTRVPT from the coding sequence ATGAGCCAGACCGCCGACGACTTCCTGCCCCGGCGCTACCAAGTGCGGCATCGGACCACGTACACCTACGAGGGCGCGGTCGACACGTGCTACGAGCGTGGTTTCCTGGCGCCGCGGGACACGCCGTCGCAGCTGGTGCTCTCCAACCGGATCGACATCGACCCGGAGCCCGACCTGATCACCGAGCACCTCGACCACTTCGGGAACCGGAGCTTCTATGTCGAGGTGCACTCCTCGCACTCCCAACTGCAGGTGACCAAGACGAGCGTGCTCGACGTGGCGTGGTCGCAGCCGAATCTTGATCGCTTGAACCAGTGGACCGTGGCGACCGCCGCGGCCCAGATCGTGGCCCACGCGGACCCGGTGGAACGCGCCGAGTACGAGATGTCGTCGCCTTTGGTACGCCTGTCGCCGGTGGTCTCGGAATTCGCTGCCAGCCTCATCAATCCGGCCATGCCGCTGGGCGAAGCGATCCGCGCACTGACGCACGGCATCTTCTCCGGCTTCGCGTACGAGCCCGGCGCGACGACCATCAACACCACCTTGCCGGACTTGCTGCAGTTGCGTGCGGGGGTGTGTCAGGACTTCACCCATCTCGCCGTGGGTGCGCTGAGGTCCGTCGGTCTGCCTGCCCGCTATGTCTCGGGCTATCTCGAGACCTCACCGCCACCAGGCAAGGCGAAGCTCGAAGGGTCTGACGCGTCCCATGCGTGGGCGTCGGTGATGCTTCCGGACGGGTCGTGGCTCGACTTCGACCCGACGAACGACCACTTCTGTGACAGCCGCTATGTCGTCACCGCGTGGGGCCGCGACTTCCGCGACGTCTCCCCGCTCAAGGGCGTGATCTTCGCCGATGCCGCGAGTTCGTCGATGTCGGTCGCCGTCGACGTGACCCGAGTGCCGACCTGA